One genomic segment of Mesoterricola silvestris includes these proteins:
- a CDS encoding tetratricopeptide repeat protein, translated as MNPKELLQCGDEHRKARDYQAAVPYYARALDIAPGNRRAHLSLADAYRGLGETGKVIEILERYLATSPVDAEAHCRLADAHKKARNRDAALAHYRSSLALDPRNRYALMGLGDLHHKADEPAEALACWEPLLAMIPTLVNVWTQVGNIHRKAQAFDRAEACYRTALDLEPGNGYAVFGMADCLRGLGRWEEALPLWEDLLRRDPDQQVLTRAGDCYLRLGLLDRAQEMYERSLVHGFDKATLLGLAKVQRLGGDYEVAHQIYRQILERHPGDARTLALQAEAVAEQTAAS; from the coding sequence ATGAACCCCAAAGAGCTGCTCCAGTGCGGTGACGAACACCGGAAGGCCCGGGATTACCAGGCCGCGGTGCCCTACTACGCGCGGGCCCTGGACATCGCCCCGGGCAACCGCCGGGCCCACCTGTCCCTGGCGGACGCCTACCGGGGCCTGGGCGAAACGGGAAAGGTCATCGAGATCCTGGAGCGCTACCTGGCCACCAGCCCCGTGGACGCGGAGGCCCACTGCCGCCTGGCCGATGCCCACAAGAAGGCCCGCAACCGGGACGCCGCGCTGGCGCACTACCGGAGTTCCCTGGCCCTGGACCCCCGGAACCGCTACGCCCTCATGGGCCTGGGGGACCTCCACCACAAGGCCGACGAACCCGCCGAGGCCCTGGCCTGCTGGGAGCCCCTCCTGGCGATGATCCCGACCCTCGTCAACGTCTGGACCCAGGTGGGCAACATCCACCGCAAGGCCCAGGCCTTCGACCGCGCCGAGGCCTGCTACCGCACGGCCCTGGACCTGGAGCCCGGCAACGGGTACGCCGTCTTCGGCATGGCCGACTGCCTGCGGGGCCTGGGCCGCTGGGAGGAGGCCCTCCCCCTCTGGGAGGACCTGCTCCGCCGGGATCCCGACCAGCAGGTGCTCACCCGGGCCGGGGACTGCTACCTGCGCCTGGGCCTCCTGGACCGGGCCCAGGAGATGTACGAACGCAGCCTCGTGCACGGCTTCGACAAGGCCACCCTCCTGGGCCTGGCCAAGGTCCAGCGCCTGGGCGGGGATTACGAAGTGGCCCACCAGATCTACCGCCAGATCCTGGAGCGCCACCCCGGCGATGCCCGCACCCTCGCCCTCCAGGCCGAAGCCGTGGCCGAGCAGACGGCAGCCTCCTAG
- a CDS encoding YkgJ family cysteine cluster protein, translating to MGPREWVEKHVMGDGDLLCYGNLFDELEEAGAGVFWEELKRAAAPYVAGGRDRARAAQARVDDLIRTLLARDARFGYAPPFCHKGCANCCHQLVYCTLEEARAIHAHCLERAIAIDYGKLQRQLRHVDVDAAGDHTGTTTWDDQPDADRRCAFLGPDRACAIWPVRPLVCRAQLAEGTDAHCTPHNGEPDPEAAGITYVEVNYLISAVFTIHRDSVKKTMGRLLLDLR from the coding sequence ATGGGTCCCCGGGAATGGGTCGAGAAGCATGTCATGGGGGACGGCGATCTGCTCTGCTACGGGAACCTCTTCGACGAACTGGAGGAGGCCGGGGCCGGCGTCTTCTGGGAGGAGCTCAAGCGCGCGGCCGCGCCGTACGTGGCCGGGGGCCGGGATCGCGCCCGGGCCGCCCAGGCGCGGGTGGACGACCTCATCCGGACCCTGCTCGCCCGGGATGCCCGGTTCGGCTACGCCCCCCCCTTCTGCCACAAGGGCTGCGCCAACTGCTGCCACCAACTGGTGTACTGCACCCTCGAAGAGGCCCGCGCGATCCACGCCCACTGCCTGGAACGGGCCATCGCCATCGACTACGGAAAGCTCCAGCGCCAACTGCGCCACGTGGACGTGGACGCCGCCGGCGACCACACGGGAACCACCACCTGGGATGACCAGCCGGACGCGGACCGGCGCTGTGCCTTCCTGGGCCCGGACCGGGCCTGCGCGATCTGGCCCGTGCGCCCCCTGGTGTGCCGCGCCCAGCTGGCCGAGGGCACGGACGCCCACTGCACCCCCCACAACGGCGAGCCGGACCCGGAAGCCGCCGGGATCACGTACGTGGAAGTGAACTACCTGATCAGCGCCGTCTTCACGATCCACCGGGACTCCGTCAAGAAGACCATGGGCCGGCTGCTCCTGGACCTGCGCTAG